Part of the Longimicrobiaceae bacterium genome is shown below.
ATTGACGTACCTGGTGGAGAACGTGCTGCGCTTCTCCCGGTCGGAGCGCCGGGCGGACCGGATCGCCCCCGTGCCGGTGGAGCTCGCCCCGCTGGTGCGGGAGATCGTGGACTCCTTCGCCCCGCTCGCCCGCGCCCGGGAGGTGGAGCTCCGGACGGAGCTCCAGGAGGGGATCTGCGCCCCGGCGGACCCGGACGCCCTGCGGCAGGTGCTGCTGAACCTGCTGGACAACGCGGCCAAGTACGGCCCACGCGGCGGACGGATCACGGTGGGGCTGGAGCGCGAGGGGAGCGTCGTGCGGCTCCGGGTGGACGACCAGGGCCCCGGGATCGCGCCCGGACACCGGGAGCGGGTGTGGGAGCCGTACCGCCGGCTGGAGCGCGACGTGGAGGCGGCCACGGGCGGGAGCGGCATCGGGCTGGCGGTGGTGCGCGAGCTGGTGGAGATGCACGGCGGGAGCGTGGCGGTGGAGGACGCGCCCGGGGGAGGCGCGCGCTTCGCGGTGTCGCTCCCGCACGCGGCCGAAGCGGGCGCGGGCACGGCGGCCGGCACGCCCCGCCGCGTACAGGAGGCGGCACCATGACCCGGATCCTGGTGGTGGAGGACAACGAGAACCTGGCCTTCGGGCTCTCCACCAGCCTGGAGCTGGAGGGGCACGAGGTCGTCGTCGCGGCCGATGGCCCGGAGGGCCTGCGCGCCGCGCGCGAGCACCGGCCGGACCTGCTCGTCCTGGACCTGATGCTCCCCGGGATGGACGGCTACCGCGTCCTCAAGACGCTCCGGGACGAGGGGGACGAGGTCCCCGTCCTGATCCTCACCGCGCGCGGCGAGGAGGCCGACAAGGTGCTCGGCTTCCGGCTGGGGGCCGACGACTACGTGACCAAGCCGTTCGGGCTGCTGGAGCTGCTCGCGCGGGTGCAGGCCCTGCTGCGGCGCGCGGGGCGCACCGCGGCGCAGACCCGTGCGCCCGCGCCGGAGGTGGAGCGCTTCGGAGAGGTGGAGGTGAGCCCGGCCTCCCGGTCCGTGCGGCGCAGGGGAGAGCCGGTCGCGCTCACCCCCAAGGAGTTCGACCTCCTCCTGGCGCTGGTCCGGCGCCAGGGCGCGGTCGCGTCGCGGCTGGAGCTGCTCCAGGAGGTGTGGGGTCACCGCGCCGCGGTGATGACGCGCACGGTGGACATGCACGTGGCCGAGCTGCGCCGCAAGCTGGAGGACGACCCCGGCGAGCCCCGCCACATCCTCACCGTGTGGAAGGCGGGCTACCGCCTGCAGCCGTGACGGGCGGAGCTCACGCCTCCCTTACAACTCGCATACGCCCCTCCTTACACATCGCGACGCCCCCGTAACCTTCGCCCGCGCCGCGGCGGCTATCCTGGAGCCATGCCGGCGCCCTCCGTGCGGGCCGGCTCGAACCCCAAGCCCCAGGCTGCAATGAACACGCTCGACCCGGCCCCATCCCGGGCCCGGCGCCGGCGCCTCGCCGCGGGACTGGCCGCCGCCCTCCTCCTGCTGGTGCACCCCGCCCCGGCGCCCGCGCAGGACATCCCCGACACCCCCGCCGGAAGGCAGGCGCAGGCGCTCCTCGCCATGCTCAAGGAGACCGACGAGGCGAGCATTCGCACCTTCCTGCAGGAGCGGATGGGCAGCCCCCTCCAGCGCGTCCCCGTGGAAACGCACGTGCAGCGGTTCCGGCAGATCCGGGAAGCGGCGGCCGGCGCACGGGTGGTGGGGATCGACATGCGCTCCCCCGAGCAGATCGCGGTGGTCCTGAAGCCGGCCGCGGGGGACCCGCTGCGGGTGACGCTGGAAGTGAATCCCCAGCCGCCGCACCGGATCGAGGGGTTCCGGGTCGGACCGGACGAGGAGCGCCCGGCGATCGTCTTCTCCTCGCTGGACGACCTGGACCGGCAGCTCCGCCGGCAAGCGGAGGAGGACCGGTTCTCCGGCGTGGTGCTGGTGAACCAGGCCGGCAGGCCGGTCTTCCACAAGGCGTACGGCATGGCGGATCGCGCCGCCGGCATCCCCAACCGCCCGGACACACGGTTCAACATCGGCTCGCTCGACAAGAACTTCACCGCCGTCGCCATCCTGCAGCTGGCCCAGGAGGGGCGCCTGGGGCTGGACGACCCCCTCGGCAAGCACCTCGAGGGCTTCCCCGCGGAGATCGCCGAGCGGGTCACCCTGCGGCAGCTGCTCCAGCACCGCTCCGGGATGGGCGACTACCTGAACCACCCGGCCTTCGTGGCCGACCGCTCGCGCTTCCAGGAGGTCGCGGGGTACGTGGCGCTCGCCCGCACCGTGCCGCTGGAGTTCGAGCCCGGCACGCGGAACCGGTACAGCAACCTGGGATACGCGGTGCTGGGAGGGGTGATCGAGGCGGTCACCGGGCGCCCGTACCACGACGTGGTGAAGGACCGGGTGTTCGCCCCCGCGGGGATGACGTCCACCAACTCCTACGGGCGGAGGGCCGGGCAGGAGAACACCGCCATCGGGTACACGCGGCGGAGCGGAGGCGACTCCCTGGCTTCCAACGAGGCCACCCGCCCGCCCCGGGGCTCCCCGGCGGGCGGCGGGTACTCCAACGCGGAGGACCTGGGCCGGTTCGTGCGCGCGCTGCTCGGCGAGCAGCTCCTGGACAGCGCCCACACCGGGCTGTTCCTGAACGGCTTCCGGCCTGAGGCCGCGGGCGCCCGCTCCCGGGGCGAGCTGGCGCTGGCGGGCGGCGCCCCCGGCATCAACGCCTCCTGGACGGTGAACCCCGAGACCCGCCAAGTGGTCGTGGTGCTCGCCAACCTCGATCCCCCGGTCGCGTCGGAGCTCGCCCCGGCGATCCTGCGCCAGGTGGGCGGCGCCTCCGGCGGCGGGGAGCGCGGCCCGGAGCCCGCGCCGCCCGCCACCCTCGGCGCCGACCTGCGGCGCCAGGTGCTCGACAGCCTGGCCGCGGTGGTGGAGCGCTACTACGTGACCCCGGACACGGCGCGGATGATCACGGCCCGGCTCCGGGAGCGGGCGCGAGCCGGCGCCTACGACCGGCTCGCCACCCCGCAGGAGCTGGCCGCGGCGCTCACCACCGACCTTCGCGCCGTGAACGGCGACAAGCACTTGGGCGTGAGTGCGGCCAGACAGGGCGGGCGGAGCGGCCCGGCGCGCCCGGCGTCCGGGGGGAGCCCGGACGGGATCGAGCGGGTGGAGCGGCTGGAGGGGAACGTCGGGTACCTCAAGCTCGGCATGGTCACGGAGTCGTTCGACGCGATGGCCGACGCCCTGCGGAAGCTGGACGGCACGGCGGCCATGATCCTGGACCTGCGCGGCGTCCCCGGCGGGAGCGGGCGCATGGCCAACTTCCTGATCAGCCACTTCGTCGCCCCCGGCGTCCACGCGCTCAACGTGTTCGATCCGGTGCAGGGCGACACGGTGCGCCGCACCACCCTGGCGCAGGTGCCGGGACCTCGCCGCACCGACGTCCCGCTGTA
Proteins encoded:
- a CDS encoding response regulator transcription factor gives rise to the protein MTRILVVEDNENLAFGLSTSLELEGHEVVVAADGPEGLRAAREHRPDLLVLDLMLPGMDGYRVLKTLRDEGDEVPVLILTARGEEADKVLGFRLGADDYVTKPFGLLELLARVQALLRRAGRTAAQTRAPAPEVERFGEVEVSPASRSVRRRGEPVALTPKEFDLLLALVRRQGAVASRLELLQEVWGHRAAVMTRTVDMHVAELRRKLEDDPGEPRHILTVWKAGYRLQP
- a CDS encoding serine hydrolase is translated as MNTLDPAPSRARRRRLAAGLAAALLLLVHPAPAPAQDIPDTPAGRQAQALLAMLKETDEASIRTFLQERMGSPLQRVPVETHVQRFRQIREAAAGARVVGIDMRSPEQIAVVLKPAAGDPLRVTLEVNPQPPHRIEGFRVGPDEERPAIVFSSLDDLDRQLRRQAEEDRFSGVVLVNQAGRPVFHKAYGMADRAAGIPNRPDTRFNIGSLDKNFTAVAILQLAQEGRLGLDDPLGKHLEGFPAEIAERVTLRQLLQHRSGMGDYLNHPAFVADRSRFQEVAGYVALARTVPLEFEPGTRNRYSNLGYAVLGGVIEAVTGRPYHDVVKDRVFAPAGMTSTNSYGRRAGQENTAIGYTRRSGGDSLASNEATRPPRGSPAGGGYSNAEDLGRFVRALLGEQLLDSAHTGLFLNGFRPEAAGARSRGELALAGGAPGINASWTVNPETRQVVVVLANLDPPVASELAPAILRQVGGASGGGERGPEPAPPATLGADLRRQVLDSLAAVVERYYVTPDTARMITARLRERARAGAYDRLATPQELAAALTTDLRAVNGDKHLGVSAARQGGRSGPARPASGGSPDGIERVERLEGNVGYLKLGMVTESFDAMADALRKLDGTAAMILDLRGVPGGSGRMANFLISHFVAPGVHALNVFDPVQGDTVRRTTLAQVPGPRRTDVPLYVLVDGGSASAAEDVPFVLQNLGRATIVGEKTAGAGRPNGIFPIGAGLAASVSIMRTWDPRTGREWERVGVQPDLAVPSADALEAARRDALRRTASPARTRRTR